In Manduca sexta isolate Smith_Timp_Sample1 chromosome 23, JHU_Msex_v1.0, whole genome shotgun sequence, one DNA window encodes the following:
- the LOC115443764 gene encoding transcription factor sox-2-like encodes MAYQIEIPSKPQAKLSRHSNPYHIKRPMNAFMVWSRLQRKKISMLNPKLHNSEISKRLGLEWKSLDESEKRPFIDEAKRLRIKHMQDYPDYKYRPRRKNRVDTTNFSSQPAYTRDTFIEVEPRAESSYQIPLSYSDHQFMYNNMITYTVPSIPQSGYVQVPKEESLPSLDLRPLPSIESISPRPFAVVNQQMMVKAYQDLHYVPGDVARISYHYPFGVQ; translated from the coding sequence ATGGCTTACCAAATAGAGATACCGAGCAAACCACAAGCGAAATTATCGAGGCATTCCAACCCATACCACATTAAGCGGCCTATGAATGCGTTCATGGTGTGGTCTCGGCTGCAGAGGAAGAAAATATCGATGTTAAACCCGAAACTACACAACTCGGAGATATCGAAGCGATTAGGTTTGGAATGGAAGAGCCTGGATGAGTCGGAGAAACGACCATTCATCGACGAAGCGAAGCGATTGCGGATCAAACACATGCAGGACTATCCAGATTATAAATATAGACCGAGAAGGAAAAACAGAGTTGATACTACCAACTTCTCGAGCCAACCAGCATACACGAGAGATACTTTCATCGAAGTCGAGCCAAGAGCTGAATCCTCATATCAAATACCTCTTAGTTATTCCGATCATCAGTTCATGTACAATAATATGATAACGTACACAGTTCCTTCAATCCCACAGTCAGGGTACGTTCAGGTCCCCAAGGAGGAGTCCCTGCCAAGTCTGGATTTAAGACCCCTGCCCTCAATAGAGAGCATATCTCCACGACCGTTTGCGGTGGTAAACCAGCAAATGATGGTGAAGGCGTATCAAGACCTGCATTATGTCCCTGGTGATGTTGCGAGGATATCGTATCACTATCCTTTTGGTGTTCAGTAA